A region of Neovison vison isolate M4711 chromosome 7, ASM_NN_V1, whole genome shotgun sequence DNA encodes the following proteins:
- the LOC122914433 gene encoding olfactory receptor 8J2-like → MASENLTQVTEFILMGVSDRPDLQIPLFFVFLLIYGLTMAGNLGIITLTSVDSQLQTPMYFFLRHLAIINLGDSTVIAPKMLVNFLVTKKTISYYGCAVQLGGFLVFIIGETFMLAAMAYDRYVAICKPLLYMVVVSPQMCILLVFLTYLYSLTTALTVSSYVFSMSYCSSNVIDHFYCDTVPLLALSCSDAYIPETIVFISAGTNLFFSMIIVLTSYFNIVLAILRIRSSEGRQKAFSTCASHMMAVPVFYGTLFFMYLQPRSNLSLCTDKMTSVFYTLVIPMLNPLIYSLRNKDVKDALKRLLNNPWQASKSM, encoded by the coding sequence atggcCTCAGAAAATCTCACCCAGGTGACCGAGTTCATTCTCATGGGAGTCTCAGATCGCCCAGACCTCCAGATTCCactcttctttgttttcctgctGATCTATGGGCTGACCATGGCAGGGAACCTGGGCATCATCACCCTCACCAGTGTTGACTCTCAGCTCCAAacgcccatgtacttcttcctcaggCACTTGGCTATCATCAATCTTGGCGATTCTACTGTCATTGCCCCCAAAATGCTGGTAAACTTCTTGGTTACAAAGAAAACCATATCCTACTATGGATGTGCAGTCCAGCTGGGTGGgtttttagttttcattattGGTGAGACTTTCATGCTGGCTGCAATGGcttatgaccgctatgtggctaTTTGCAAGCCCCTGCTCTACATGGTGGTGGTCTCTCCACAGATGTGCATACTGCTGGTGTTCCTCACTTACCTCTACAGTCTGACCACAGCACTGACTGTCTCCTCCTATGTATTCTCCATGTCCTACTGTTCTTCCAATGTAATCGACCATTTTTATTGTGATACTGTCCCTTTGTTGGCATTGTCCTGTTCTGATGCCTACATCCCAGAAACAATAGTGTTTATCTCTGCAGGGACCAACTTGTTTTTCTCTATGATTATTGTTCTAACATCGTACTTCAACATTGTCCTTGCCATTTTGAGGATCCGTTCTTCAGAGGGCCGACAAAAAGCCTTTTCCACCTGTGCCTCTCACATGATGGCTGTCCCTGTGTTCTATGGGAcccttttcttcatgtatttgcAACCGAGGTCCAACCTCTCCTTATGTACTGATAAAATGACCTCTGTCTTCTATACCCTGGTGATACCAATGCTGAATCCCCTCATCTACAGTCTAAGGAATAAAGATGTAAAGGATGCTTTGAAGAGATTGTTAAATAACCCATGGCAGGCTTCCAAATCGATGTAA
- the LOC122914434 gene encoding olfactory receptor 8K3-like codes for MNKQNLTALTEFILMGITDHPELQAPFFGLFLIIYTVSVVGNLGMIILTNMDSRLQTPMYFFLRHLAFIDLGYSTAVGPKMLVNFVTNQNTIPYNWCATQLSFFILFIISELFILSAMAYDRYVAICNPLLYTIVMSQRVCWMLVIIPYVYSAFLSVIVTEKIFTSSFCGHNVIRHFYCDSLPLLTLLCSSSHDIELIILIFSAFNLASSLLIVLVSYILILMAIVRMNSAEGRHKTFSTCGSHLTVVLVLYTTLFFMYLQPQSNHSFDTDKIASEFYTLIIPMLNPMIYSLRNKEVKCALHRIWKKWHKLLI; via the coding sequence atgaacaaacaaaatctaaCAGCGCTAACAGAATTCATCCTAATGGGAATCACGGACCATCCGGAGCTGCAGGCTCCCTTCTTTGGGCTCTTCCTCATCATCTACACAGTCTCAGTGGTGGGCAACCTGGGCATgatcatcctcaccaacatggaTTCCAGGCTCCAAACACCCATGTACTTCTTTCTCAGACACCTGGCTTTCATTGATCTTGGTTATTCAACTGCTGTGGGACCCAAAATGCTGGTAAATTTTGTAACTAACCAAAATACAATCCCCTACAATTGGTGTGCCACACAGCTGTCTTTCTTCATCTTGTTCATCATCAGTGAGCTTTTCATTCTGTCTGcaatggcctatgaccgctatgtggccatctgtaacccTCTGCTCTACACAATTGTTATGTCGCAAAGGGTGTGCTGGATGCTGGTAATCATCCCTTATGTCTACAGTGCTTTTCTTTCTGTGATAGTCACCGAAAAGATTTTCACATCATCCTTCTGTGGCCATAATGTCATTAGACATTTTTACTGTGATAGTCTTCCCTTGTTAACTTTGCTTTGCTCAAGCTCACATGATATTGAGTTGATAATACTGATCTTTTCAGCGTTTAATTTGGCTTCATCTCTTCTGATAGTGCTTGTGTCCTACATCCTGATCCTAATGGCCATTGTTAGAATGAACTCTGCGGAGGGCAGGCACAAGACCTTCTCCACCTGTGGATCTCACCTGACAGTGGTCCTTGTATTATACACCACTCTATTCTTCATGTATTTGCAGCCCCAATCCAATCATTCCTTTGATACAGATAAAATTGCCTCTGAATTTTACACTTTGATTATACCTATGCTGAATCCCATGATCTACAGCCTGAGGAACAAAGAGGTAAAATGTGCCCTGCATAGGATATGGAAAAAATGGCACAAACTACTTATATAG
- the LOC122914436 gene encoding olfactory receptor 8J2, translated as MASENLTLVTEFILMGVSDRPDLQIPLFFVFLLIYGLTMAGNLGIITLTSVDSQLQTPMYFFLRHLAIINLGDSTVIAPKMLVNFLVTKKTISYYGCAAQLGGFLVFIVGEIFMLAAMAYDRYVAICKPLLYMVVVSPQMCILLVSLTYLYSLTTALTVSSCVFSVSYCSSNVINHFYCDTVPLLALSCSDTYLPETAIFISAGTNLIFSMIIVLTSYFNIVLAILRIRSSEGRRKAFSTCASHMMAVTVFYGTILFMYLQPRTNHSLDTDKMASVFYTLVIPMLNPLIYSLRNKDVKDAFKRFLNNPCQSFELM; from the coding sequence atggcCTCAGAAAATCTCACCTTGGTGACTGAGTTCATTCTCATGGGAGTCTCAGATCGCCCAGACCTCCAGATTCCactcttctttgttttcctgctGATCTATGGGCTGACCATGGCAGGGAACCTGGGCATCATCACCCTCACCAGTGTTGACTCTCAGCTCCAAacgcccatgtacttcttcctcaggCACTTGGCTATCATCAATCTTGGTGATTCTACTGTCATTGCCCCCAAAATGCTGGTAAACTTCCTGGTTACAAAGAAAACCATATCCTACTATGGATGTGCAGCCCAGTTGGGTGGGTTCCTGGTGTTCATTGTTGGTGAGATTTTCATGCTGGCTGCAATGGCATATGATCGTTATGTGGCTATTTGCAAGCCCCTGCTCTACATGGTGGTGGTCTCTCCACAGATGTGCATACTGCTGGTGTCCCTCACTTACCTCTACAGTCTGACCACAGCACTGACTGTCTCCTCCTGTGTGTTCTCTGTGTCATACTGCTCTTCCAATGTAATCAACCATTTTTACTGTGATACTGTTCCTTTGTTGGCATTGTCCTGTTCTGATACCTACCTTCCAGAAACAGCAATATTTATCTCTGCAGGGACCAATTTGATATTCTCTATGATTATTGTTCTAACATCGTACTTCAACATTGTCCTTGCCATTTTGAGGATCCGTTCTTCAGAGGGCCGACGAAAAGCCTTTTCCACCTGTGCCTCTCACATGATGGCTGTCACTGTGTTCTATGGGAcaattcttttcatgtatttgcaACCAAGGACCAACCACTCCTTAGATACTGATAAAATGGCCTCTGTCTTCTACACCCTGGTGATACCAATGCTGAACCCCCTTATATATAGCCTAAGGAACAAAGATGTGAAGGATGCATTCAAGCGATTCCTAAATAACCCTTGTCAGTCTTTCGAATTAATGTAA